The following coding sequences are from one Ramlibacter henchirensis window:
- a CDS encoding IclR family transcriptional regulator codes for MPRAPASLDSADGAQSVRRAMAILRLVAAGQDRGVRLTDVAAMSGLTAPTVHRFLKVLMDETAVEQDPTTRRYRIGHEITLLGLARPGGVSIRAIAEPYLAALAANVGDTVFLSVRHGADSVSIARHLGSHPIQVLSIDVGARRPLGASVSGIVLLAGMPPDEARALTQRNEKRLKGAGRSVKDVLAAVDACRAQGYTYAQAGVMPGTSAMAVPILDPAGTLVAAISIATLAERLPRDRVRGVLAKMQEQVRLVTVRLGEIERARPARR; via the coding sequence ATGCCCCGCGCTCCGGCGTCCCTGGACTCCGCGGACGGCGCGCAGAGCGTTCGCCGCGCCATGGCCATCCTGCGGCTCGTCGCGGCGGGGCAGGACCGCGGCGTGCGGCTCACCGACGTGGCGGCCATGTCCGGCCTCACCGCGCCCACGGTTCACCGGTTCCTGAAGGTGCTGATGGACGAGACGGCGGTCGAGCAGGACCCCACCACGCGGCGCTACCGCATCGGGCACGAGATCACCCTGCTCGGACTGGCGCGGCCGGGCGGCGTATCCATCCGCGCGATCGCAGAGCCGTATCTCGCGGCGCTGGCCGCAAACGTGGGCGACACCGTGTTCCTGAGCGTGCGTCATGGGGCGGACTCGGTGAGCATCGCGCGCCACCTCGGCTCGCATCCGATCCAGGTGCTCTCGATCGACGTCGGCGCGCGGCGGCCGCTGGGCGCGAGCGTCTCCGGCATCGTGCTGCTGGCCGGCATGCCGCCCGACGAGGCCAGGGCCCTGACCCAGCGCAACGAGAAGCGGCTCAAGGGCGCCGGACGCTCCGTCAAGGATGTCCTGGCCGCCGTCGATGCGTGCCGCGCGCAGGGCTACACGTATGCCCAGGCGGGCGTGATGCCCGGCACCAGTGCCATGGCGGTGCCCATCCTCGATCCCGCCGGCACCCTGGTCGCGGCGATCAGCATCGCGACGCTGGCCGAACGGCTGCCGCGAGACCGCGTCCGTGGCGTGCTGGCGAAGATGCAGGAACAGGTCCGGCTGGTGACCGTGCGGCTGGGCGAGATCGAAAGGGCCCGGCCCGCGCGCCGGTGA
- a CDS encoding amidohydrolase family protein has protein sequence MADYFPFDPNPRTPSRPAPPGAIDAQFHILGPREKYPVRPGAAYEMPTATPAALKRVHAALGFRRGIVVQTTTYGEDHTVVLDALAELGPGYKGCANALVFEARDDAYLHKLHDAGVRGARFSFRQALGAVLSKPAFERAVARIRELGWYMKIQPEQSGILESLPWIEQITDIPVLIDHMGRANADLGPERDPNVRTLSELLGRGNFWVMLSLGEKVSTQGAPYEDVVPIARALIDAAPHRCVWGSDWPHPVSKKQPPNDADLLELLYRYVRSDDELRRILVDNPSALFGYGGEA, from the coding sequence ATGGCCGACTACTTCCCCTTCGACCCGAATCCGCGCACGCCCTCACGGCCCGCGCCCCCCGGCGCCATCGACGCGCAGTTCCACATCCTTGGCCCGCGCGAGAAATATCCGGTGCGTCCGGGCGCCGCCTACGAGATGCCCACCGCCACGCCGGCTGCGCTCAAGCGCGTGCACGCGGCACTCGGCTTCCGGCGCGGCATCGTCGTGCAGACCACGACCTATGGCGAGGACCACACGGTGGTGCTCGATGCGCTGGCCGAGCTGGGGCCCGGCTACAAGGGTTGCGCCAACGCGCTGGTGTTCGAGGCTCGCGACGACGCCTACCTGCACAAGCTCCACGACGCGGGCGTGCGCGGCGCGCGCTTCTCGTTCCGGCAGGCGCTGGGCGCCGTGCTGAGCAAGCCCGCGTTCGAGCGCGCCGTCGCTCGCATCCGCGAACTTGGCTGGTACATGAAGATCCAGCCCGAGCAGAGCGGCATCCTCGAGAGCCTGCCCTGGATCGAGCAGATCACCGACATCCCGGTGCTGATCGACCACATGGGCCGCGCCAACGCGGATCTCGGTCCCGAGCGGGACCCCAACGTCCGCACGCTGTCCGAGCTGCTGGGGCGCGGGAATTTCTGGGTGATGCTGTCGCTGGGCGAGAAGGTGTCCACGCAGGGAGCCCCGTACGAGGACGTCGTGCCCATCGCCCGAGCGCTGATCGACGCGGCGCCGCACCGCTGCGTCTGGGGCTCGGACTGGCCGCACCCGGTCTCGAAGAAGCAGCCGCCGAACGACGCGGACCTGCTGGAGCTGCTCTATCGCTACGTGCGCAGCGACGACGAACTGCGCCGCATCCTGGTCGACAACCCGTCGGCCTTGTTCGGTTACGGAGGTGAAGCATGA
- a CDS encoding RidA family protein produces the protein MPKRQSLHVAGFSHKNPIPAAARIGPLLMSGLINGMDPATGKLAEGLEAQCAFMFQQVRNVLAGAGGTPDHIVRMTVWLKDRSQRGPLNEQWLAMFPDAQDRPARLSLQATELTEGILVQCEITAWIE, from the coding sequence ATGCCCAAGCGCCAGAGCCTGCACGTGGCGGGCTTCAGCCACAAGAACCCGATTCCGGCCGCGGCCCGGATCGGTCCGCTGCTGATGAGCGGCCTGATCAATGGGATGGACCCCGCCACGGGGAAGCTCGCCGAGGGGCTGGAGGCGCAGTGCGCCTTCATGTTCCAGCAGGTGCGCAACGTGCTCGCCGGCGCCGGCGGCACGCCCGACCACATCGTGCGCATGACGGTGTGGCTGAAGGACCGCTCGCAGCGCGGCCCGCTCAACGAACAGTGGCTCGCGATGTTCCCGGATGCGCAGGACCGTCCCGCGCGGCTGTCGCTGCAAGCCACGGAGCTGACCGAGGGCATCCTCGTGCAGTGCGAGATCACCGCCTGGATCGAATAG
- a CDS encoding fumarylacetoacetate hydrolase family protein, whose translation MRTRTVVGALLNFRGEWQAMEPAMHKEPHFKPPQHPVLYLKPPNTFNRDGDAIVLPAGVEQVQVGATVGVVIGAPASRLSEAEAMGFVAGYVPVNDVTVPHTAVLRPPIKQKCRDTFCPIGPQAAASRVADPGALEIRAWVNGELKATNSTRNLIRSVPRLLAEVTEFMTLEAGDILLVGVPENVPLARAGDRVAVEIEGVGRVENPIRAEGSPA comes from the coding sequence ATGAGAACGCGAACGGTGGTCGGCGCCTTGCTGAACTTCCGCGGCGAGTGGCAGGCGATGGAGCCGGCCATGCACAAGGAGCCGCACTTCAAGCCGCCGCAGCATCCGGTGCTGTACCTCAAGCCGCCCAACACCTTCAACCGCGACGGCGATGCGATCGTGCTGCCGGCGGGCGTGGAGCAGGTGCAGGTCGGCGCGACCGTGGGCGTCGTCATCGGCGCGCCGGCGTCGCGCCTGTCCGAAGCCGAGGCCATGGGCTTCGTGGCCGGCTATGTGCCGGTCAATGACGTGACCGTGCCGCACACCGCCGTGCTGCGCCCTCCGATCAAGCAGAAGTGCCGCGACACCTTTTGCCCGATCGGCCCGCAGGCGGCGGCATCCCGCGTGGCCGACCCCGGCGCGCTGGAGATCCGCGCCTGGGTCAACGGCGAGTTGAAGGCCACCAACTCCACGCGCAACCTGATCCGCTCCGTGCCGAGGCTGTTGGCGGAGGTGACGGAGTTCATGACGCTGGAGGCGGGCGACATCCTGCTGGTCGGCGTGCCGGAAAACGTTCCGCTGGCCAGGGCGGGCGATCGCGTGGCGGTGGAGATCGAAGGCGTGGGCCGGGTCGAGAACCCGATCCGCGCCGAAGGGAGTCCGGCATGA
- a CDS encoding flavin reductase family protein, whose amino-acid sequence MRILASDMDPQQTYKLLTGIIVPRPIAWVCTRSEAGVLNIAPFSAFTFVSNKPPMIGVNIGRKAGVMKDTGNNILSRREYVVHIADEALLHPLHESAEEHPPEVSEVELLGLDTIASDFIDVPRLAAPPVAMECRLHQSIAFGATGSEFMVGEVLAFHIREGLARDFKIDTLALNPVCRLGGPNYATLGRIVTLRAVSQTGKTIIEG is encoded by the coding sequence ATGCGCATCCTCGCCTCCGACATGGACCCGCAGCAGACCTACAAGCTGCTGACGGGCATCATCGTTCCGCGCCCCATCGCCTGGGTGTGCACCCGGTCCGAAGCCGGCGTGCTGAACATCGCGCCGTTCAGCGCCTTCACCTTCGTCTCCAACAAGCCGCCGATGATCGGCGTCAACATCGGCCGCAAGGCGGGTGTCATGAAGGACACGGGCAACAACATCCTGTCCCGGCGCGAGTACGTGGTGCACATCGCCGACGAGGCCCTCCTGCACCCGCTGCACGAGAGCGCGGAGGAGCACCCGCCCGAGGTCAGCGAGGTCGAACTCCTCGGCCTCGACACCATCGCCAGCGACTTCATCGACGTGCCCCGGCTGGCGGCGCCGCCGGTGGCGATGGAATGCCGGCTGCACCAGTCCATCGCCTTCGGCGCGACCGGGTCCGAATTCATGGTGGGCGAGGTGCTCGCTTTCCACATCCGCGAAGGCCTGGCGCGCGACTTCAAGATCGACACCCTGGCCCTCAATCCCGTCTGCCGCCTCGGCGGGCCCAACTACGCGACGCTGGGCCGCATCGTGACGCTCCGCGCGGTGTCGCAGACGGGCAAGACGATCATCGAGGGCTGA
- a CDS encoding S1C family serine protease, which translates to MKTDRNPGLGSALVAALLCVSTARAQEQPLSAEELYERISPSVWMVEVRRTDSAAMGSAVVTAPGTLITNCHVVAKTTQIVVSHGSQVHAATVRHRDPTRDLCELRAPGVVAPAVNIGDWSRLRIGAKLYAIGNPRGLELTLSDGLLSGIRRDSRGALEALQISVPISPGSSGGGLFDTYGRLVGITTGGFPDAQNIGFALPATWIAELPRRAGMAPGTITPDPGPSPAPQSPEDPARIASIRPPHPQHPESKAAPAVFEYQLRDRLTGLVRRVVYRVDRREAGLVVINGGTRVEDVEGRVVTLTAAIAGEFEEAMPPGGWVLGGKAPDQNWSGTYMAVGDGRPFGMELRSAWQGEEMVQVAGRALRAMKVQFKGFTTRGGGARTNPPGSYSAVAWYSPELGRVVRFEARTRGGLGHTAFVVDEVLELTGVRSE; encoded by the coding sequence GTGAAAACGGACCGGAATCCTGGACTTGGGAGCGCGCTCGTCGCGGCGCTGCTGTGCGTCTCGACCGCTCGCGCGCAAGAGCAGCCGCTCAGCGCCGAGGAGCTGTACGAACGCATCTCGCCGAGCGTCTGGATGGTGGAGGTCCGCCGGACGGATTCGGCCGCCATGGGCAGTGCGGTCGTCACCGCGCCCGGCACGCTCATCACCAACTGCCACGTCGTGGCGAAGACCACACAGATCGTCGTGAGCCATGGCTCGCAGGTCCACGCGGCCACCGTGCGCCACCGGGATCCGACGCGGGACCTGTGCGAACTCCGCGCCCCCGGCGTCGTGGCACCGGCGGTCAACATCGGAGACTGGAGCCGCCTGCGCATCGGCGCCAAGCTCTACGCGATCGGCAATCCGAGGGGCCTTGAGCTCACCCTTTCCGACGGGCTGCTCTCGGGCATCCGGCGCGACTCGCGTGGTGCGCTCGAAGCGTTGCAGATCTCCGTGCCCATCTCGCCGGGCTCCAGCGGTGGCGGCCTGTTCGACACCTACGGACGACTGGTCGGCATCACCACCGGCGGGTTCCCCGACGCGCAGAACATCGGCTTTGCACTTCCAGCCACCTGGATCGCGGAACTGCCCCGCCGCGCCGGCATGGCGCCCGGCACCATCACACCGGACCCGGGGCCATCGCCCGCGCCGCAGTCGCCCGAGGATCCGGCACGGATCGCATCGATCAGGCCCCCACATCCGCAACATCCGGAGTCGAAGGCGGCGCCCGCCGTATTCGAGTACCAGCTGCGCGACCGGCTCACCGGCCTGGTTCGCCGCGTCGTGTACCGCGTGGACCGGCGCGAGGCCGGCCTGGTGGTGATCAACGGCGGCACCCGCGTGGAAGACGTCGAGGGCCGGGTCGTGACGCTCACCGCAGCCATCGCCGGCGAATTCGAGGAAGCCATGCCGCCGGGCGGCTGGGTGCTGGGCGGTAAGGCCCCGGACCAGAACTGGTCCGGCACCTATATGGCGGTCGGGGACGGCCGGCCTTTCGGGATGGAGCTGCGCTCGGCGTGGCAGGGCGAGGAGATGGTCCAGGTTGCCGGCCGCGCGCTGCGTGCGATGAAAGTGCAGTTCAAGGGCTTCACGACACGCGGCGGGGGCGCACGGACCAACCCGCCCGGCAGCTATTCCGCGGTGGCGTGGTATTCGCCCGAGCTCGGCCGCGTGGTGCGATTCGAAGCGCGCACCCGGGGCGGCCTCGGGCACACGGCTTTCGTGGTCGACGAAGTCCTCGAGCTCACAGGCGTGCGGTCCGAATAG
- a CDS encoding glycine betaine ABC transporter substrate-binding protein: MLTCRLLLPALAIGLAACCSAADAAERITVGSKRFTESYILGEIVARTARQAGAQAEHRPGLGSTAVVLEALKLGSIDVYPEYLGTIEKEILKLPSGSSPQTLQQELRKAGLAFAVPLGFSNGYALATTARLARERGLRNIGDLRRHPDLRIAVSQEFLGRADGWPGLAGRYGLPHRPAGIDHGIAYEALAGGRIDVTDIYTTDAKIAELGLTVLEDDAGYFPRYDAVLLYRVDLPDRAPLAWKAISGLAGSIDANLMIRMNGDAELRGRTFAAIAADFVESGSTRPVAGGESTRAGVWERLFSDDLGRLTREHVGLVAASVAIGVLLGLPLGAAAAARKQLSQPILAAVGMLQTIPSLALLAALIPLLGRIGTAPAIVALSLYALLPIVRNTALGLDEVPAGLKQAGLALGMTASQRWRYVDLPLAFPAILAGIKTAAILTVGTATIAAFIGAGGYGERIAQGLALNDGATLLAGAIPAAALALLTQLVFEVLERWMVRRG; the protein is encoded by the coding sequence ATGCTGACCTGCCGCCTCCTGCTCCCGGCGCTCGCGATCGGCCTTGCAGCGTGTTGCAGCGCGGCGGATGCGGCCGAGCGCATCACCGTAGGTTCCAAGCGCTTCACCGAGAGCTACATCCTCGGCGAGATCGTCGCGCGCACGGCGCGGCAAGCCGGAGCGCAGGCCGAGCACCGCCCCGGCCTCGGCAGCACCGCTGTCGTGCTGGAGGCCCTGAAACTGGGCTCGATCGACGTCTATCCCGAATACCTGGGCACCATCGAGAAGGAGATCCTCAAGCTGCCGAGCGGCAGCAGCCCGCAGACGCTGCAGCAGGAGTTGCGCAAGGCAGGGCTGGCGTTCGCAGTTCCCCTGGGTTTCTCAAATGGCTACGCGCTGGCGACGACGGCACGCCTCGCGCGTGAGCGCGGGCTGCGCAACATCGGCGATCTGCGCAGGCACCCCGACCTGCGCATCGCCGTCTCCCAGGAATTCCTGGGACGCGCGGACGGCTGGCCGGGGCTCGCCGGCCGCTATGGCCTGCCCCATCGGCCTGCCGGAATCGACCATGGCATCGCCTACGAGGCGCTGGCCGGGGGCCGCATCGACGTCACCGACATCTACACGACCGATGCCAAGATCGCCGAGCTTGGCCTGACGGTCCTGGAGGACGACGCCGGCTACTTTCCGCGATACGACGCCGTGCTGCTCTACCGGGTCGACCTGCCCGATCGTGCACCGCTGGCGTGGAAGGCGATCAGCGGGCTGGCAGGCAGCATCGATGCGAACCTCATGATCCGCATGAACGGCGACGCGGAACTGCGCGGCCGCACTTTTGCGGCCATCGCTGCGGATTTCGTGGAGAGCGGGTCGACGCGCCCCGTTGCGGGCGGAGAGAGCACGCGCGCCGGCGTCTGGGAGCGGCTGTTCAGCGACGACCTGGGCCGGCTCACGCGCGAACACGTGGGACTGGTCGCAGCGTCGGTTGCGATCGGCGTGTTGCTAGGCCTGCCACTCGGCGCCGCCGCCGCCGCACGCAAGCAGCTGAGCCAGCCCATCCTCGCCGCCGTGGGCATGCTGCAGACGATTCCGTCGCTGGCCTTGCTGGCCGCGCTGATCCCCCTGCTCGGGCGCATCGGCACGGCCCCGGCGATCGTCGCGCTGTCGCTCTACGCGCTGCTGCCGATCGTCCGCAACACGGCGCTCGGCCTGGATGAAGTGCCGGCGGGACTGAAACAGGCAGGCTTGGCCTTGGGGATGACCGCGTCCCAGCGGTGGCGGTACGTGGACCTCCCGCTGGCGTTCCCCGCCATCCTGGCCGGGATCAAGACCGCCGCCATCCTGACGGTCGGCACGGCGACCATCGCCGCCTTCATCGGCGCGGGCGGCTATGGTGAACGGATCGCGCAGGGACTGGCGCTCAACGACGGCGCGACGCTCCTGGCCGGAGCGATCCCCGCCGCGGCGCTGGCGTTGCTGACGCAGCTGGTGTTCGAGGTCCTGGAGCGCTGGATGGTGCGGCGCGGATGA
- a CDS encoding Bug family tripartite tricarboxylate transporter substrate binding protein, with the protein MRNLLAFLALGAAALLSAGPGLAQQAWPSKPVRIVVPYPPGGNVDGAARIIASDLQKSLGQPIVVENKAGAGGMIAGDLVAKADPDGHTLFLAANGPLLFSPTIYNRQLYHWKKNFVPISRVSLTPLLVQVHPSVPARTVPELLALIKAKPNAVTMASPGAGTTNHLLSELMQKATGVQWTTVHYKGNAPATNDLLGGQVQFNFDQVSVAQPYIKDGRTRALAVIAPRRVPWLPDVPTLEEQGIKGVEGQTFTGLLAPAGTPPAVIEKLSAALKTVLDSKAVQDRFYQAGAEVAWLSPQQFTAYLQKEEDIWIPIIKTARITAE; encoded by the coding sequence ATGCGCAACCTGCTTGCCTTTCTCGCGCTCGGCGCCGCCGCGCTGCTGTCCGCCGGCCCCGGCCTGGCCCAGCAGGCCTGGCCCAGCAAACCGGTGCGGATCGTGGTGCCGTACCCGCCAGGTGGAAACGTCGACGGCGCCGCGCGCATCATCGCCTCCGACCTGCAGAAGAGCCTGGGGCAGCCGATCGTGGTGGAGAACAAGGCCGGCGCGGGCGGCATGATCGCCGGCGACCTGGTCGCCAAGGCGGACCCGGACGGGCACACGCTGTTCCTCGCCGCCAACGGGCCGCTGCTGTTCTCGCCCACCATCTACAACCGGCAGCTGTACCACTGGAAGAAGAACTTCGTCCCGATCTCCAGGGTGTCGCTGACGCCGCTGCTGGTCCAGGTGCATCCTTCGGTGCCGGCCCGGACGGTGCCGGAGCTGCTGGCGCTGATCAAGGCCAAGCCGAACGCCGTGACGATGGCGTCGCCCGGCGCCGGCACCACCAACCACCTGCTCAGCGAACTGATGCAGAAGGCCACCGGCGTGCAATGGACCACGGTGCACTACAAGGGCAACGCGCCGGCCACCAACGACCTGCTGGGCGGCCAGGTGCAGTTCAACTTCGACCAGGTGTCGGTGGCGCAGCCGTACATCAAGGACGGCCGCACCCGGGCGCTGGCGGTGATCGCGCCCAGGCGAGTGCCCTGGCTGCCCGACGTGCCGACGCTGGAAGAGCAGGGCATCAAGGGCGTCGAAGGGCAGACGTTCACCGGCCTGCTCGCGCCGGCCGGCACGCCGCCGGCGGTGATCGAGAAGCTCAGCGCCGCGCTCAAGACCGTCCTGGACTCCAAGGCGGTGCAGGACCGCTTCTACCAGGCGGGCGCCGAGGTCGCGTGGCTGTCGCCGCAGCAGTTCACGGCCTACCTGCAGAAGGAAGAGGACATCTGGATCCCGATCATCAAGACGGCCCGGATCACCGCGGAGTGA